GAGCTGATGGACCTGGCCAGCCAGGTCAACCCGGTTCCTCCGGCGCGCGAGATGGACATGCTGCTGACCGCCGGCGAGCGCATCTCGAACTCGCTGGTCGCCATGGCCATCGCCTCGCTGGGCGCGTCGGCGCGGTCGTTCACCGGCTCGCAGGCCGGCGTGATCACCACCGAGCGCCACGGCAACGCCCGCATCGTCGAGGTCACGCCGGGCCGCGTCCGCGAGGCGCTGGACGAGGGCCACATCTGCCTGGTCGCCGGTTTCCAGGGCGTCAACCGCGAGACGAAGGACGTCACCACGCTGGGCCGCGGCGGCTCGGACACCACCGCCGTGGCGCTGGCCGCCGCGCTGGAGGCCGACGTCTGCGAGATCTACTCCGACGTCGACGGCGTGTACACCGCCGACCCGCGCATCGTGCCCAACGCCCAGCGCCTGGACACCATCTCCTTCGAGGAGATGCTCGAGCTCGCCGCCGTCGGCGCGAAGATCCTGCAGCTGCGCTGCGTGGAGTACGCGCGGGCGTTCAACGTGCCGCTGCGCGTGCGGTCGTCCTACAGCAATGAAATCGGCACCCTCGTCAACGGAACAGTGGAGGATATTCCCGTGGAAGAAGCAGTTCTCACCGGCGTCGCGCACGACCGCTCGGAAGCCAAGATCACCATCCTGGGCATCCCGGATGTCGCGGGCCAGGCGGCGCAGGTGTTCCGCGCGGTGGCGGATGCGGAGATCAACATCGACATGGTCCTGCAGAACGTCTCGTCCATCGACGACAACCGCACGGACATCACCTTCACCTGCCCCCGCGAGGACGGGCCGCGCGCGCTGGAGCTGCTGAAGAAGCTGCAGGCCGAGGGTGACTGGCGCGATGTGCTTTACGACGACCACGTGGGCAAGGTTTCGCTGGTGGGAGCCGGCATGAAGTCGCACCCCGGCGTCACCGCGACGTTCTGCGAGGCGCTGGCCGAGGCCGACGTCAACATCGAGCTGATTTCGACGTCGGAGATCCGCATTTCGGTCCTGATCCGCGACACCGACCTGGACGTCGCCGTGCGCGTGCTGCACGAGGCGTTCCAGCTCGGCGGCGACGAAGAGGCCGTCGTCTACGCGGGCACGGGCCGCTAGGGCTCGGGTCCGCTGGTCCGCTGGTCCGCCGGGGCGCGGGCGGCCAGTCCGCCGGGCCATCGGACCACCGGAGGCGCCGGCCACCCCGCGCCCGCCCGCTTTCCCACGATTTTTCAGGTTCCACACTTTTTCGGTTCCCGCGCCGCGGGGCCGGCACCCCAGGAGGGTTTTCGCATGACCACCATCGCCATCGTCGGTGCCACGGGCCAGGTCGGCCGCGTGATGCGCAGCATTCTCGCCGAGCGGGATTTCCCGGCGGACGAGGTCCGTTTCTTCGCGTCCGCGCGTTCGGCGGGCAAGACCATCGAGTTCCGCGGCAAGGACATCGTGGTGGAGGACGTCGCCGCGGCGTCCGACGAGGACCTGAAGGGCATCGACATCGCGCTGTTCTCGGCGGGCGGCACGCTGTCGAAGGAGCAGGCGCCGCGTTTCGCGGCGGCCGGCGCCACGGTCGTCGACAACTCGTCGGCGTGGCGGAAGGACCCGGAGGTGCCGCTGATCGTCTCCGAGGTCAACCCGGCGGAGGCGAAGAACACGCCGAAGGGCATCATCGCGAACCCGAACTGCACCACGATGGCCGCGATGCCGGTGCTCAAGCCGCTTCACGATGACGCCGGTCTGGCGCGCCTCCGGGTCGCCTCGTACCAGGCGGTGTCGGGTTCGGGTCTGGCGGGCGTGTCGACGCTGGCCGATCAGGTTCGCGCGAACGAGCCGGAGATGGAGAAGCTGGCCACCGACGGCTCCGCGCTGCAGGCCGGTGATCTGGGCCCGTACGTCGAGCCGATCGCGTTCAACGCGCTGCCGCTGGCCGGTGGCCTGGTCGACGA
This genomic stretch from Corynebacterium hansenii harbors:
- a CDS encoding aspartate kinase — its product is MALVVQKYGGSSLENAERIRRVAERIVETKKQGHDVVVVCSAMGDTTDELMDLASQVNPVPPAREMDMLLTAGERISNSLVAMAIASLGASARSFTGSQAGVITTERHGNARIVEVTPGRVREALDEGHICLVAGFQGVNRETKDVTTLGRGGSDTTAVALAAALEADVCEIYSDVDGVYTADPRIVPNAQRLDTISFEEMLELAAVGAKILQLRCVEYARAFNVPLRVRSSYSNEIGTLVNGTVEDIPVEEAVLTGVAHDRSEAKITILGIPDVAGQAAQVFRAVADAEINIDMVLQNVSSIDDNRTDITFTCPREDGPRALELLKKLQAEGDWRDVLYDDHVGKVSLVGAGMKSHPGVTATFCEALAEADVNIELISTSEIRISVLIRDTDLDVAVRVLHEAFQLGGDEEAVVYAGTGR
- a CDS encoding aspartate-semialdehyde dehydrogenase; the encoded protein is MTTIAIVGATGQVGRVMRSILAERDFPADEVRFFASARSAGKTIEFRGKDIVVEDVAAASDEDLKGIDIALFSAGGTLSKEQAPRFAAAGATVVDNSSAWRKDPEVPLIVSEVNPAEAKNTPKGIIANPNCTTMAAMPVLKPLHDDAGLARLRVASYQAVSGSGLAGVSTLADQVRANEPEMEKLATDGSALQAGDLGPYVEPIAFNALPLAGGLVDDGSLETDEEQKLRNESRKILDIPELAVAGTCVRVPVFSGHTLVVHAEFERPIDVERAKELLGDAPGVKLVDVPTPLAATGIDESLVGRIRVDQSVPEGRGLVLVVSGDNLRKGAALNTVQIAELLV